In Vidua chalybeata isolate OUT-0048 chromosome 4, bVidCha1 merged haplotype, whole genome shotgun sequence, the genomic window TCTGTATGAAGCAAAATCTTGCAGATGAGCCCAAACCCAGGTTTACCAGGTGATTTGGGCTGCTTGGGCACcatatcttaattttttttcccacaattaTGAAAATTATGTTTTGAATGTGTATGAAAATAGACCTGAGGTGTTCAGAGGGCTCAAGGACTTGTTTTGCTCAGGTGGAGCTTGAGTCTATATGGCTCACTTAGAAAATTGCAGAGGTGTTTGGCCTTTGAGAGTATTTTCCTGGGCACTCGCTGGGTGTGTTATACCCCAAAGAAGGAATAACAAGGAGTAATGTCTGGAAGGTCAAGCCAGAAAATCTTTAAATTTAGAAGCTGGAGGCGTGTTGTAAGAGAGAGAGGGTGAGTAACCGGTGAGAGAAGCCAGCAAGGAAGTGGCAAGTCCTCCGTCTCCTCACGTCTTTAAATCAAGACCGAGGACCTTTCCGGATGAGACGTTTTGGCTCCTGTTCCCGAGGTGCTATTTAGCAACCCATGATAGATGTGGAGTTGGATTAGGTCATCCAGTGATCCCTTTATAGCCCAAAACCCTAGAGAGACTCTACAAGTGGCTCTTCAGCCCTCCTCCCTCAGCTCTTTTATTGGCAGGACAGAACCAAAACAGGATCCTCCGGCCCCCATTGGGGAGGGTTTTGCCGTGCTGTGGGTTTTAGCTGTGCCAGTGTCCCAGGAGCATCCACCTCCACAGAAGCTGCTCTGTAATCTCAGCTCATCTGGGATAGAAAACTCTGaattttggtggggtttgggaAGCATTGTAGGTGGACAACAGGATGAGGACCACCCACCTGCAAGGGCAGAGAGACCAACAGAAGGACAGGGTGGTCCCCTCCAGagctccagggctctgcttcCATCCGTGGGGGTTCTTTGCAGATaacagctgctcctggctttCCCATAGGTGCAGCATCAACACaccccttcctctccctcctttcccataACTCCACATCTCCAAATATTTGGCAAACACCAGGCAAGGCTCATGACACCACCCTCAGGCCCTGGTTCTCATTTCCTGCTCTGGATcagagcagcttctgcagctctCCCCACATCCCCTGGCTGGGGAGGCATGTGGAGTGTGGAAGAGTCAATATCACGTGAATTCACCCCAAATCACAGAGCTGATGGCATTAAATAAAAGatgtgctggggaaggagaggacaTGGCCTGTGCTTTGCAACAGTTGTGTCAATacaggctgtgctgcctgctccaagggaaggaaaagtgacatttttaatCGGATTGGCTCAAAACAAGAGTCCAGTAGGAATTTCACAACAAAAATCTTCATTGCCTGTGCACTGTTCAGGTGATCCTTgagctcttctgctgctgcagaccaCTCTGGTCAGAGCTCAGGTCCCTCgtggctgctgcctctgctcggCAAAATTAcagataaaaaaaggaagaacgAGGAAATGAGATTTTGCAGGCAGCTGGTCGTGTCTGATCTCTGGTGAATTAATGAAAGTGATAAACTCATGTTGCCTTCGGTCCCATAAAACCCAGTCCAGAAGGATGCTGAGCTGAGCAATGCCACCCTTGCTGTGAGTCAAGTCTGCAGCATCCTCACTCAAACTGAGCTTTGCTGTGGATCATCCAGGgctcatcccagcccagcctggagcagctcaaaGTCTCTGGGAGGCTCAGGGTACACAGCACCTaaaaagcctctttttttttttaatagggttGTTTCCTTCTGCATTCAGACCTGCCAGGATCCAACacagtggtttggttttgtgttcaGAGAAAGGAATGGAGGTagagaagggtctggagcacaaggagaagttgagagagctgggaaagggctcagcctggagaaaaggaggctcaggggggaccttgtggttctgcacagctcctgacaggaggggacagccaggaggggtcgggctctgctgccagggaacagggacaggaggaggggGAATGGCCTCAGGTTGGGCCAGGGGAGCTTTAGATTGGTAtttggaaaatttcttcacctgAAGGATGGTCAGGCACTGGcatggctgcccagggcagtgttggagtccccatccctgaggagtttttaaaagtagtgtggatgtggcacttggggacatggtcagtggtggccttggcagtgctggggactgGATGATTTTAGAGAGCTTTTCCAACCCacacaattctgtgattccatgaagaGCCCAAGGAGCCCggctgagctggggacagccacacAATGATGGAATAAAAAACCAGTGCCCAGGACCTTTCTACTCTTTCTACTAGAAAGAATCTAATATGGAAATCTCAGAGGTAAACCTGCAAAaatttttcctctgcattttaTCCCCATAGTTGTTCACTTGCTGTAGGTGATTCAGTCACCCAGAGAAGCAAGGAGCCCCCACTCCTGCAGGAAGAGATCCCAAAGCCCAGGAGAGGTGGTTGTTCCTTCAGGGAGGGTGACAGCACACCGGATCAGCAGCCAGGCACTGTGTGGTCCTTTATCTTGGTCAGCCATCTGCCAGGAATTCCTCAGGAGTCACAGCACTTGACAGGAGATGGATGGAGCCGGCTCCGACAGGGAGCAGCACTTGCCAGGATCCGGGGTCTCCTCACGACAGCTGCACCAGGCCCCACCAGGATCCATCTGGCCCAGGATCCTGGCTCAGAGAGCAAGGAGGAGCAGGCTGAGCTCGCACGCTTCAGCACCAGATGTGCTCGTGCTGCTCCCCAGAACCTCCAgggaggaggttttttttgggaaaaccTCCCTGTCTAGCTCAGCACCACCCCGGGGCATTTTAGATCCGTGCTTCCAGCACGGAGCTGTGCAGATCCACGGCCAGCTGGTCGCTTCTTCCCCACCACTCAACCAAGGTGCTCCAATGGCTTTGGCTCGTGGAGGCCAAACCCTTGGTGGCCACTCAGTGCTCCATGCAGAGGGAGCTTCCCATGCTGCTTCCCATTCCGAGTTTTCCCTTGTCTGTGGTCTCCAGCCGCACGCCTCGCTTCTCCCCATCTGTGTTTCATAACCGCTTTCCCGGCCACCGGCTCCCTGCGGACTGGGCCGGTTTCATCCTGTTCTCTCTATTGTTCCTGCATCTTCTGCTCATGTTTCTGTTCAGGGTCACTGCCAGAGGGATGAGACCCCagtctcctcctccttctcttcctcctcctcctcttctcctcctcctccctgcctgccgcAGTGTTTTCCACGGTCCCGAAGGCAGGTTCCTgccaggcagcactgctggagcaggagggatggCTCCCTGTGACATTTGTGACTCAGTAGCCAACTTTCTGCATCTCTCCCTGCAGCATTAAAGTGCACTTTTACCCATCCCTCAACTTCTAAGGCCCACAATATTTTGGGGGAGGGTGTCAGACATAAGGAAGTCTTTTTCCATCCCATTTTTATAACTCCCCCACTGCAGTGTGGCAGGGTTGGAAAACGCCCAGGAGCTCAGGTTGAAGCAGTCAGGGATTTCAGACAGCCCTCAGAATATTTTTGGAGAATAAAAATTCTAGGCAAGGGGGTTTCCCATCTGAAATCActtggggctggctggggaaaATATTCCTGTGGCTCTCCAAGCCTTGCAGCCACATATTGACTCTATATTGAAAGTCCTTGGCCAGCTCTTCAGCCCTGGGGACTTCCCTCCTGAGTTTTCCAAGCACTTTATTAAATGCCATGTCTGGTAATGAGAGGCAATATtggttattttcattttaagtgtATTTATTTTAGGAGCATAATGGGTTTCTCCAGCCAGAGGATGCCTGTGGAGCGCTCTGCTGGCTCTGAGTCTGGAGAGGGGAgactggggagggaggggatggaaCCAGCACTTTGCTTGTGGCCTAAAATTCCTGCTGGACTTGCCACTGCAGCAGGTGTTCTTGGAACAGGCCCATCCCATTCATCTCCATCTCTCAGTTTGCTCCAGGAGTGGATGTGGTTTGATTGATCTTAGACTTGAGGATAAAGCTGAGTTTGAGGAACCCAGTGTCACCCAAGCAGCGTGATGAGGGCTTTGGTGGGAAACCTCTGGGCAGGGTctccttccctgtccctgctggagtGGGAGCAGGGCTTTCCTCAGGTCTGAACCCCCATGCCTTGAAAAGCGGTGCTGCGTTCAGTGTTGGAGTTGTTGCCAGCAGAAGTGGTTGGAAACTGAGGGGATTTATGGCAGACTGTGATTTCCTCACCCACTTTTTCTGGTCTTAACTATGTGGCTGATGTCTTCTTGGAAAATCAGGGAGGTCAAAAGAGGGATAAGGGAGGAGTTCTGTGCTTTGGGATGGAGACATTGCCCTGCCAGCGACAGGGAAAGCTGGGTGTTGCCTAAACCTGTCATTTCCTGTGGCCATTCTCATTTCTGAAatcaaaaatgtaaaatataacaTGTTAAAGCTGGAAAGGAGGGAAGTGGAATGTTTGAGGTATTACAataatcctgatttttttgCCTGACCTCGTGTTTCTCCCTGGTTTCATTGCAGGCTCAGGCATCAGGCACACAAAGAGCTTTACGCCTACAAACAGGTGAGATGATCctctagttttgttttttttttttttcccttctccctaGTGCCAAATCCATCAGTTTTCCTCGTGCTGTTCCTCTCCTTGAGAGGTTTCTGGCCCTCAAAGGGCAGTTGTAACACCCAGGCCAATCTGCCCCTGCTGATTTTATTGTCCCCTACCAGCTGGGCTACCTACCTGCTCATCCACCTGCTCATCCTCCCAGTTTTCCACTGAGGTCCTGAGCAGTGGGAACATCTCCACCTCTGGAGCACTCCATCCTCACCCACTGCACAGCAGTGATGCCATCACTCCCCCAGTCACCAAAACTCACATTTTGTGGGGTCTGGATCTGCTCCCAGGGTTGGACCTGGCTGCTCCAAATCCCTGAATCCACAGGGCTTtttccagggagcagctccatggcaagcccagctcttccctgcacCCACCTGCACTTCCCAGCTAAAATAAACACAGCCCAGAGGTGGGTGTCAGGCTGCTGCTTCCACGTCCTGTTTTCTCCAGGACTTGTGGGATTTTCTGCCTCTGACCCCTTGATCCATGCAGGAAGCTGGGTGGAGCTGGGCTGAAAGCACACAGTTGTCCTGCCTTTATAGCCCTCTCCAGGTGCTCAGCTTGGATGGGAGGGAAAATGAAGTGGTAGCCCAGGAGGGTTAAATTTGGGAGGAAATCTCCTGGATTTGGTCCCTGTGGTTTTatctttcccctcctcctgtccctgcacagggcaccTCGtgctccctggctgtgctgtgtttacTGGGGGGTTTCCAGTTCTACTGGGACACACAGTGGGATCCCTCTGTGGagatttttcctgggaatgctgatGGCAGAAGCTCTGTCCTGACCCCAGCTCTTTGCCTTGCAGGTCATACTCAAGGAGAAGGTGAAGGAGCTGAACCTCCATGAGGTGAGCACGTCCTGGGGCAGCAAAagctccctctccctcctcttcctcaccctggggagggggcaAACCCTCAAATTCAACTCCACTGAGAGCAGAGcatgcagccacagctgggcatTGGAAATGGGGAAAGATCCTCTGCAAAAGTCTGGATTAAACCTTCTCCCTCTTCCTGGCTCCCCTTGGCTTTTCCTGCATCATTATTGTTATTGATTGTGTTCTTCTTATCACAATGATAAGAAACTGGATAAGGGGAGGCCAAGGCAGTCTGGGCCTTGTATAAACAATGTCCATGAGTAGGGACACCCCCGCTGGTCCTGCAATTTCCAGCACATCTCTGGGCAGGGAAAGCTGAAATCCAGGATAAACACCCTCCCCTGGCTCCTGCAAGAGGCAGAtccgctcctccctccccacccccgAGGGCTCAAACACCTTCGTTTATCTCCATGGCCTTCCAGGCTTTTGGGGGCTGAGCGTTTCTATTCACAGCCCATTTTTCCTGATGAATTTGAGCAGGAATCTGCTCAAATCCCGCGTCAAAGCACGGCctggatttatttattccacTAGAGATAACAAAAATACCCACCCACATCCAGGCAGGAGGCTGCTCATCtgctcagcaccagctccagtTGTTTCTAAAccacaatttattttattttaatccccTGAGCAGAGCCTATCCCACGTTTTATCCTGACCCTCCACTCCCCACCGCCCCCAGGGTAAATCCCAAGGGCCCCGGGGTTGAGCAGTCTCTGCTGCAGGCCCCTATTTCTGACCCACTCCCTTTAAAAACCGACCTGCAGTGGGGTTTTTGTCGGAACACAGGCTTCAAAGCACTTCCTGGGGTGAGAAATGGGTTggaggagggatttgggaacgTGCCAGAGCCGGGAATGGCTTCAATAACGCtcagccctcctcctcctcctcctccacctctgttcccagctgtctgcagctctcccagctttTGGGGAGGACGAGGCCTCTGTGGGGAAGAGGACAGAGCTGTTCAAGCTCTTCCCTGGGATTTGGAGAAGCCTGGAAGAGTTTAGCTTAAAAAGATCCCATTTGGGGCATTTGTATTTTGGCATTTGTAGTCAGTGtttctggaaagcagaggaCGGGGTGGGAATTTTCCAACATGACAGGGCGGCTGCTCGGAGCTCTGCGGGGGGAAAACTCCCACCCAGCTCTTTCCTCCCTGTCTCTGGGtctgcttttcccctttttccatCATTTCTGCCTCTCCCAGGCCCTAGGGGAGCTCGGGATGTGTGTTCCTCAGGGGCTGaccccagcagctgcacctggCCCTGGTGCACTGAGAGATCCCAGGCCAGGGAGGCCAGGAAAACCATCCAGGAATATCCAAAATCCCCTGGGATATCCAAAATGAGTCAGGAGGAATTGGCTGCCAGGCTGAAGGAGGTTTTGGCTGAGAAACAGCCACCAGCTTTCCCGGCCCTGGGACAGGcatggcagcagtcccattgccttttccttttcccagaggTATCCCTGGGAATGCAGCCAGTGCCAGGGACCAGGCAGCAGTGTGGATCCATCCCCCTGCACCCTAAAAGCTCAAACACATCCCAGCTTTGGGGCTGTTCTGTGGAGGCTCCATGGTTCCTTTCCACAGCAAAGGGAGACCCGAGCCTCAGCCTGGGATCCTGAAGCTTGGGCAGAAAAATTTGGGAAGCCTTTAGGGGAAATTTCATcgctgtgagggtggggaggccccGGCACaagttttccagagaagctgtggctgcccctggatccctggaagtgtccaaggccaggcttggagcaacctggaatagTGGCaagtgtccctacccatggcagggggtggcactgggtggtctttaagctcctttccaacccagaccattccataattccatgattttagCCATCTTGTAGTTTCTCTTTGCAAACGCTGACCTTGCCTGTGCATGCCACACCCCGCAGATCTGTGCCGTGTGCCTGGAGGAGTTCAAGCCCAAGGACGAGCTGGGGATCTGTCCCTGCAAACATGCCTTCCACAGGAAGTAAGTTTTGGGTTATCCCACCCCCATCCCAGGGCGGGAGGGGCAGGAAAAGCCCCTCTGGGATCAGCTGGGGCAGGTGGAGCAGCTGCAAAACTGAGTCACACTTTGGGGATCTGGGGTTTAACCTGTAGGATGGCCCGTGCTGAGTCAGGAGTTGGCCTTGGTGATCCtcatggatcccttccaacccggTCTAGAATTccataaaaaatgtaaataaacaaataaataaataaattcaattatatttatatatattatatataaatatttatatataagatatctttatataaaatataaataagtataaatatatatttatataaaatgtatttttatatataaaaaatatataggtGTGGTTTAAATAAAGCAAACCCACTAAAATTTATGTTactatataataataataataataataataataataataataataataataatttatacaAGAGCACTATATAATATTCTATATGCTAAAACGACATCATATCCTACTATATATCACAGgtatttttatattctctgtttatatatatatatatatatctttatgTTTATATATCTGATGtcattatataaatattttaatatctatataaatattttaatatctatattttatatattatatattttacacatttatgcatttatatatacactatactgtatatactatatataatatatattacataatatagattatatattttatataacatATTATATAACAcacaaaattatatataatacataacaTACATAATAGTATGATTATATCAGAGTTATTTacataacttttatttttatttatccatACAAATTATATATGTGATTATGGATTATTGGTGTTTTATTTACAGATTCTGTGTTTATAATTTCACAGACCccttttatgtatatattttttttgtaggtgtatgtatttttatatcccttttatatatatataaaattacatataaatataaatataaacataattgttaaatataaatataaatgtatatatatataaaacatatctATACAAAATCCCTGTATGTAAACACAgagaacccccccaaaaaatcccagtaaAACATAAAAGCATCCAAATGGTGAATTAAAAACTgggcagcagcaaagctccAGGGCAGGGTAAAGGGgctttggggggatttttgcaGCTCCACATCAATGTCAGGGGTGACCCCAGTGATGTCAGGTGTCCCCAGTGATGTCAGACATGTCCCCAATGatctcaggtgtccccagtgaTGTCAGGCTTGTCCCCAATGATGTCAGATGTGACCCCAGTGATGTCAGACATGTCCCCACTGATGTCAGGTGTCCCCACCAATGTCAGGCGTGTCCCCACTGATGTTGGGAGTGACCCCAGTGATGTCAGGTGACCCCAATGATGTCAGGTGACCCCAGTGATGTCAGGTGTCCCAAGTGATGTCAGGCTTGTCCCCAGTGATGTCGGGAGTGACCCCAGTGATGTCAGGTGACCCCAATGATGTCAGGTGTCCCCAGCGATGTCAGGCTTGTCCCCACTGATGTCGGGAGTGACCCCAGTGATGTCAGGTGACCCCAGTGATGTCGGTGTCCCCAGCGATGTCAGGCGTGTCCCCACTGACGGcccgtgtccccggtgtccGCAGGTGCCTCATCAAGTGGCTGGAGGTGCGGAAGGTGTGTCCCCTGTGCAACATGCCGGTGCTGCAGCTGGCGCAGCTGCACGGGAAGCCGGACCCGGGCCCGCCGCAGGGGCCGCTGCCCGGCTCCCAGAACATCGTATAGTCCctcccgggccgggcccgggccgcgcccgcccgcggcGCTCGGACACAACCAAAGCACTTCGGCCGCAGCTGAGCAGCCCCGCATCCCGCCGGGATGAAGCCTGGGCTCGGATCCTCCGCCAGGGCCAGGAGGGGACTCGGCGTCCTCGGCACGACATCCTTCTTCCAGcacctcccttctccagccccgcggccgccgggaAGCGGCGCGGCGGCCCCCAGCGACCTCCGGGAGCGGCGCCGCGGCCCCCGAGCTCCGGCAGCTCCTGTCCCCGGGACGCGGGGCGGACCCCGGAGCGTCGCGGCCGGttcctgctccctctcctcttcGCCTTCGGTTCCTTTGCCTTTGCGGTTCCCAGCAGGAAATGGGGTCTCGCCGCCGGAGTCGTGCTGCGGTTGGGTGTCCCCTCGGCACCTGGCGTCACCCCCGGTGGTGGCTGCGTGGGGTCTCCCGGGTTTGGATTCTCCCCCACCCTCTCGagggtggctgctcctcctcctcggcTACCTCAGGGGCCTGGAGCCCCTGTGAGCGGGCACCGTGCCGGCCTCAGCAGCAGCGGGAGCCATGGCGTGGGGGGAGGCAGGCAGAAATCCCGGCCTTTGGGATCATCCCGTGGCTTCCAGCCTGGCCCCGGGGGTCTCTGGGCAGCGGTTCCCCTTGccaaaacacccaaaccccTCATCAGCGCCTGGGGGGGAGCTGGGCCACCCCCTGGCCTCTCTGACCACAGGTTTTGGGTGTCCCCTGCCATCCTCAGCGGTCGCATTCCCGGGCTTGGGGGAGGGGGGTGTCAGTATTACACGGCAGCGGCTTTCccggggacagggctgggggggctcctggtgctgtcccccctcccaaaaaacTGTTTATGGAGCGTGGAGCCTCATAGACGTGTTTGTACACTACAAATTCtgcagcagaatattttttaaaacattcgctggttttgtttttgtttttttttttcctctgtttgtttggtttttttgtaagctctatttttgtatatttaattGCTATTTGGAAATTCTAATAATGCGTCTTTTTTGCTAATCACTCTTCTTAAggaaaaaccaggaaagaaaaaaaaaaaaaaaacaaccaagagTTTGCATGTGATTTGActtgaaatgtaaataaaagcaGGTTTTGGAAGCGGGGGTGTGTTTGCAGGGGGTCTGTCCCCCCTTCCTGGTTCCCTGTCACCCTGGCGATGTCcccagcaggggagggagcatCGGAAGAGGGGCgggtttggggctggggtcACGTTGTCCATGTCCCCTTggcccagcagcatccctgtcCCAGAAGAGCCCGTGGGGACAGCATCCCATGGGGAcaggctggctgcagagcaccccaaaaccctcagCTAAGAGGGATTTTGCACGGGGGAGCTTCCCTGCTTAGGGAAATTCCTCCAACCAACCTTCCCGGCCCAAATCCCGGCCCAAGCCCCTGATGCCGACCTCCCGCAGGCTTGGGTTCAGCTCCCAGCTCCGCTATGGCATCTCCTGGGGTGCGGCTCCAACCCCGTGTCCTGCTCACTTTGTTCcactcctcctctccctcacGGCTTGACCAGGCGGGTGAAGAAGTGCCCTCGGGCTGTGCCCGTGGGGGTGGCTGAGCTGGGGCCACCCCGGGGTGGGATCCCCGCGGGGCCCCGATGTGAAGGGAGGCGGGGCTGCCGCGTGTCCCGCTGTCcgtgtcccgctgtcccgcaTCCCTGCTGCGGGGCTGCTGCCCTCTAGTGCCGGATCCCACCTGGACATCGAAACACG contains:
- the RNF24 gene encoding RING finger protein 24 isoform X2, with protein sequence MSSDFQHYSFRMPNIGFQNLPLNIYIVVFGTAIFVFILSLLFCCYLIRLRHQAHKELYAYKQVILKEKVKELNLHEICAVCLEEFKPKDELGICPCKHAFHRKCLIKWLEVRKVCPLCNMPVLQLAQLHGKPDPGPPQGPLPGSQNIV
- the RNF24 gene encoding RING finger protein 24 isoform X1, with amino-acid sequence MAGSLPMSSDFQHYSFRMPNIGFQNLPLNIYIVVFGTAIFVFILSLLFCCYLIRLRHQAHKELYAYKQVILKEKVKELNLHEICAVCLEEFKPKDELGICPCKHAFHRKCLIKWLEVRKVCPLCNMPVLQLAQLHGKPDPGPPQGPLPGSQNIV